One window from the genome of Candidatus Auribacterota bacterium encodes:
- a CDS encoding BMC domain-containing protein, with protein sequence MAEALGMIETRGFAAMVEASDAMVKAAKVELVSYEKIGGGYVTAIVRGDVAAVRAAVEAGARGAEKVGELVSVHVIPRPHANVDAVLPLGRPQAED encoded by the coding sequence ATGGCCGAAGCACTGGGAATGATCGAGACGCGTGGGTTTGCCGCCATGGTCGAGGCGTCCGATGCCATGGTAAAGGCAGCCAAGGTTGAACTGGTGAGCTATGAGAAGATCGGGGGGGGCTATGTCACCGCCATCGTTCGGGGCGACGTCGCGGCGGTTCGCGCAGCCGTTGAAGCCGGCGCGCGCGGAGCGGAGAAAGTCGGAGAGCTCGTCTCCGTGCACGTGATACCGAGGCCGCACGCAAATGTGGACGCCGTCCTGCCCCTGGGCCGCCCCCAGGCGGAGGATTGA
- a CDS encoding EutN/CcmL family microcompartment protein, whose amino-acid sequence MQLGIVMGTVVSTNKSENIQGLKLLLVQQLSHTNKQLNNYVVAVDVVQAGIGDVVLYSEGSSCRQTQLTDKRPVDGVVMAVVDTWEVGGKEIYNKSQADTLQK is encoded by the coding sequence ATGCAGCTCGGCATAGTGATGGGAACGGTCGTCTCGACGAATAAGAGCGAGAACATTCAGGGATTGAAGCTCCTGCTCGTCCAACAGCTCTCTCACACCAACAAGCAGCTCAATAACTATGTCGTCGCCGTCGACGTCGTGCAGGCGGGGATCGGCGACGTGGTGCTCTACTCAGAGGGGAGCTCCTGCCGGCAGACACAGCTCACCGACAAGAGGCCCGTCGACGGCGTGGTCATGGCGGTCGTTGACACGTGGGAAGTCGGGGGAAAAGAGATATACAACAAATCCCAGGCAGACACATTACAGAAATAA
- a CDS encoding EutN/CcmL family microcompartment protein has translation MKIGKVIGTVVASSKVDSLTGVKLLLVQPLDEDGAPSGEPVVACDTQQSGPGETVFYIGGREASLPLPEPFNPSDATITGIIDRVTREVK, from the coding sequence ATGAAAATCGGCAAAGTGATCGGCACGGTGGTGGCGAGCAGCAAGGTGGACTCGCTCACGGGAGTGAAACTGCTCCTCGTACAGCCGCTTGACGAAGACGGCGCGCCCTCCGGCGAGCCGGTCGTGGCATGCGACACACAGCAATCAGGTCCCGGCGAAACGGTTTTCTACATCGGGGGACGCGAGGCATCGCTGCCGCTGCCGGAGCCGTTCAACCCATCGGACGCCACGATTACCGGGATCATCGACAGGGTGACAAGAGAAGTGAAATAA
- a CDS encoding EutN/CcmL family microcompartment protein, whose product MKIGKVIGTVVATLKHEGFNGRKLLLVRPEDPHGKKTETPVVAVDTVRAGVGDHVLFVDEGNSARQVLDWTDGCVRAVIVGYIDEVNLAENPKSPLGFARDKRIPNPKQISNHRPAR is encoded by the coding sequence ATGAAAATCGGAAAAGTCATCGGCACGGTGGTGGCAACGCTGAAGCACGAGGGATTCAATGGGCGGAAGCTCCTCCTCGTGCGCCCCGAGGATCCTCACGGCAAGAAAACGGAGACGCCCGTCGTCGCCGTGGATACGGTCCGGGCGGGCGTGGGTGACCATGTGCTCTTCGTGGACGAGGGGAACTCCGCCCGGCAGGTTCTCGACTGGACCGATGGCTGCGTCAGGGCAGTCATCGTGGGCTACATCGACGAGGTGAACCTCGCCGAAAATCCCAAATCCCCCCTCGGCTTCGCTCGGGACAAGCGCATCCCAAATCCCAAGCAAATTTCAAACCATCGACCTGCCCGATAA
- a CDS encoding proline--tRNA ligase: MLWTKAFIPTLKEDPAEAEIVSHKLMIRAGMMRKLGAGIYTYLPLGWRTIRKVEQIVREEMDRAGAQELLLPILSPAELWKESGRWDEYGKELMRLKDRHEREFALGPTHEEIITHTVRGEVRSYQELPLCLYQIQTKFRDEVRPRFGVMRGREFTMKDAYSFHRDEESLDDYYQVMNEAYSRIFARCGLNFRAVLADPGIMGGKVTHEFMVLASSGETVVISCPDTKCGYAATTDTAIGNPPIPTKLKEPMEGLREVHTPGYKTVEEVAAFLKVPPEKLIKTLVYEAAGKGVVVLIRGDRDVNEAKLQKALRSHEVALAGEETIYKITGAPLGFAGPVKLRLQGSTVRVIADKVTIEGICNGVTGANKTDYHLTGVCEGRDFSVDEWHDLLLVREGDKCPQCGQALTAYRGIEVGQIFKLGKKYSESMGATFSDKDGVAKPFVMGCYGIGVTRTAAATIEQHHDENGIIWPMSIAPYHVEIIPMNVSDEETMKVAGELYRALGEKGVEVLLDDRDERPGVKFKDADLVGIPLRVIVGPKGLAQGKIEIKHRGSKEARLLDAPRAAEEIAVMARGELEKLNPKSSLDPERGLGTRTPEEQIPSPR; encoded by the coding sequence ATGCTCTGGACAAAGGCATTCATACCGACGCTGAAAGAAGACCCGGCTGAGGCTGAGATCGTAAGCCACAAGCTCATGATCCGCGCAGGGATGATGCGCAAACTCGGCGCGGGGATTTATACCTACCTCCCCCTCGGCTGGCGCACGATCAGGAAGGTGGAGCAGATTGTGCGCGAGGAGATGGACCGCGCGGGCGCCCAGGAGCTGCTTCTCCCCATCCTCAGCCCCGCAGAGCTCTGGAAGGAGAGCGGCCGCTGGGACGAGTATGGCAAGGAGCTCATGCGCCTGAAGGACCGGCACGAGAGGGAGTTCGCGCTCGGCCCCACGCACGAGGAAATCATCACACACACGGTCCGGGGTGAGGTGCGATCGTACCAGGAGCTTCCCCTCTGCCTCTACCAGATCCAGACGAAGTTCCGTGATGAGGTCCGGCCCCGTTTCGGAGTCATGCGCGGGCGTGAGTTCACCATGAAGGACGCGTATTCTTTCCATCGGGATGAGGAGTCCCTCGACGACTACTACCAGGTCATGAACGAGGCGTACTCGCGGATATTCGCCCGGTGCGGCCTCAACTTCAGGGCGGTGCTTGCCGACCCCGGGATCATGGGGGGGAAGGTGACACATGAGTTTATGGTGCTCGCCTCATCCGGAGAAACAGTGGTGATCTCCTGCCCGGACACGAAATGCGGGTACGCCGCAACCACTGACACCGCCATCGGCAACCCGCCAATCCCCACGAAACTCAAGGAGCCGATGGAGGGATTGCGCGAGGTCCACACGCCGGGGTACAAGACGGTGGAGGAGGTGGCGGCTTTCCTCAAGGTCCCGCCCGAGAAGCTCATTAAAACCCTCGTCTACGAAGCGGCGGGGAAGGGGGTTGTCGTGCTCATTCGCGGAGATCGTGACGTGAACGAGGCGAAGCTCCAGAAGGCGCTGAGGTCGCACGAGGTCGCGCTCGCCGGCGAGGAGACCATTTATAAAATCACCGGCGCTCCCCTGGGTTTCGCGGGGCCGGTCAAGCTCCGACTGCAGGGGAGCACGGTTCGTGTCATTGCAGATAAAGTTACCATTGAGGGCATCTGCAACGGTGTCACGGGCGCAAACAAAACAGATTACCATCTCACGGGTGTGTGCGAGGGGAGGGATTTCTCCGTTGATGAATGGCACGATCTCCTCCTCGTGCGCGAGGGGGATAAATGCCCGCAGTGCGGACAGGCGCTCACCGCCTACCGCGGGATCGAGGTGGGTCAGATATTCAAATTGGGGAAGAAATACAGCGAATCGATGGGGGCGACATTTTCGGACAAGGATGGCGTCGCGAAGCCGTTCGTCATGGGCTGCTACGGGATCGGCGTCACCAGAACCGCCGCCGCCACTATCGAGCAGCACCACGATGAGAACGGGATAATATGGCCGATGTCAATCGCGCCATACCATGTCGAGATCATCCCCATGAACGTGAGCGATGAGGAGACGATGAAGGTTGCCGGGGAGCTCTACCGGGCGCTGGGTGAGAAGGGTGTCGAGGTACTCCTGGACGACCGCGATGAACGGCCGGGGGTCAAGTTCAAGGACGCCGATCTCGTCGGGATCCCGCTGAGGGTCATCGTTGGGCCGAAGGGGCTTGCCCAGGGGAAGATTGAGATCAAGCACCGAGGTTCGAAAGAGGCGCGTCTCTTGGACGCGCCGCGCGCCGCGGAAGAGATTGCGGTTATGGCGAGGGGAGAGCTGGAGAAATTAAATCCCAAATCCTCCCTCGACCCCGAACGAGGTCTCGGGACGAGAACCCCTGAGGAGCAAATCCCAAGTCCCAGATAA
- a CDS encoding 3-keto-5-aminohexanoate cleavage protein, which yields MRAINSFAILFLVVCGCVSIDPQVTRAPAGGVTRRTAQKAARKGPPLIIEVALLPEPGGAISRETPARRKEYLEEIKTCAQIGASMVRLQPIAAESSPADYHFDRDVNNYRALLREVLAAAPDLIIDCDLGGAGKEVEEWVRCNKRIEFDSTREEDNPVTVAVGQQAMGIIRETISRGGHLRLGLHDSSGWPYKRKPTNLDYLRQSISMARAAQRPIATPEEARKILGLPPLANIYAAPSSARVTRGSPFSLDAIVGPVDGPFKAYAVIVTPSGQELSFTKRRKLAPGISPFIGRRRGLKSVWCETLTETMIKPRISPGVYKIYLGLFPLYAEPLPRRALGMTMAEVLIQ from the coding sequence GTGAGAGCAATCAATAGCTTCGCCATTCTATTTCTCGTTGTGTGCGGATGCGTCAGCATTGATCCGCAGGTCACGAGGGCGCCTGCCGGGGGTGTCACGCGTCGTACGGCACAGAAAGCGGCGCGTAAAGGCCCCCCCCTGATCATAGAGGTCGCCCTGCTCCCTGAACCGGGCGGCGCGATATCGCGCGAAACCCCCGCGCGCCGGAAAGAGTATCTTGAGGAGATTAAAACGTGCGCTCAGATCGGGGCATCAATGGTGCGTCTACAGCCGATTGCCGCGGAGAGTTCGCCGGCTGACTATCATTTTGACCGCGACGTGAATAACTATCGCGCGCTCCTCCGCGAGGTGCTCGCCGCGGCGCCGGATCTCATCATCGATTGCGATCTCGGGGGAGCGGGGAAGGAAGTCGAGGAGTGGGTCCGCTGCAATAAGCGGATCGAATTCGATTCAACACGCGAGGAGGATAACCCCGTGACCGTTGCCGTGGGTCAGCAGGCGATGGGCATTATACGCGAGACGATTTCAAGGGGCGGCCATCTGCGCCTTGGGCTTCACGATAGCTCGGGATGGCCGTACAAGCGGAAGCCGACGAATCTGGATTATCTCAGACAGTCGATCTCCATGGCCCGGGCGGCACAGCGGCCGATCGCCACGCCGGAGGAGGCGAGGAAAATATTGGGCCTCCCGCCGCTCGCGAACATCTACGCAGCCCCGAGCAGCGCACGCGTGACGAGGGGGAGCCCGTTCTCTCTCGACGCGATTGTCGGTCCCGTGGACGGCCCGTTTAAAGCGTATGCGGTGATCGTCACGCCATCGGGGCAGGAGCTTTCTTTTACGAAGAGGCGGAAGCTGGCTCCGGGGATCTCACCGTTCATCGGCAGACGCAGGGGACTGAAGAGCGTGTGGTGCGAGACGCTGACCGAGACGATGATCAAACCGCGTATCTCCCCCGGGGTTTATAAAATCTATCTTGGCCTGTTCCCACTGTACGCGGAGCCACTTCCCCGCCGTGCACTTGGGATGACCATGGCGGAAGTCCTTATTCAATAA